The following coding sequences lie in one Bifidobacterium sp. ESL0690 genomic window:
- a CDS encoding ABC transporter ATP-binding protein produces the protein MSIGNSTRDDKPSAKGRSRISSLTTLRKSFRLLVAVAPISVIVLLILTVVRALLSPLQILATTQIVNSVATGLLPKVVDSAVLFAVVLLGMFVVENVIKYLSDSIREKLSYRANCSIVDKLTTLETQQFEDAETFDRIQRAGGDTGGHIFTIFDSARDFLQSFLTIVSVFSLLVSWNKWVAFFLLLAPIPGTIGTLMASSKQYNIDYQRAGEKRLSDYYRSILTSDNAAKEVHLFGLGGLLSGRYKTLIGGFLKQDLGMSRTYLWIALGLGILTTLANIGAVAVGAIQAMHTGNVGQLAGYISATGSFGQSVLLILVSVSSIYQSLLYAGNWVDLMDTEPAVIRSGDEKLDDGTPVTVSFRNVRFAYPGSIDGKEILHGVSFDLPAGQCSALVGLNGAGKSTIAKLILRVYEPTSGSILINGRDISEYSRASLYERCSAIFQDYIRYERPLRENVGFGDPDRINDDDAIEHALDLVGMKGLEQSLPEGLDTVLGRHFEGGYQLSIGQWQRVALARALFRRPSLLIMDEPTASVDALSEKNFFDSLDRVDSAEEGSRRTTILIAHRFTTITHASHIVVLRDGDIVGEGDHETLLSDCPYYRGLYEAQVVSQRHEDPASMLRPENIGGISRCSP, from the coding sequence ATGTCGATTGGCAATAGTACGAGGGACGATAAGCCTTCGGCAAAGGGGCGTTCTCGCATCTCGTCTCTGACGACATTGCGGAAGTCATTTCGGCTACTCGTGGCGGTGGCACCGATATCCGTCATTGTCCTCCTCATTCTTACTGTAGTGCGGGCCCTGCTGTCGCCCCTACAGATTTTGGCCACAACACAGATCGTGAATTCCGTGGCTACAGGTTTGCTCCCGAAGGTTGTCGATTCGGCGGTACTTTTCGCTGTGGTCCTACTGGGAATGTTCGTGGTCGAGAACGTCATTAAATATCTATCCGACTCAATTCGAGAAAAACTATCGTACCGCGCTAATTGCAGTATCGTCGATAAGCTCACTACGCTCGAAACGCAGCAGTTCGAGGATGCGGAGACCTTTGATCGCATACAGCGGGCCGGAGGGGATACCGGCGGACATATCTTCACTATATTTGATAGTGCACGTGATTTTCTACAGTCGTTCCTCACTATTGTGTCCGTATTCTCTTTACTGGTTTCATGGAACAAATGGGTGGCCTTTTTCCTTCTGCTGGCGCCTATTCCAGGTACCATCGGCACATTGATGGCCAGTTCCAAACAGTACAATATCGATTACCAGCGGGCAGGGGAAAAACGCTTGTCGGACTATTATCGTTCGATTCTGACATCGGATAATGCAGCCAAGGAAGTCCATCTGTTTGGTCTGGGTGGTTTGTTGTCAGGGCGTTATAAGACGCTTATCGGTGGTTTTCTCAAACAGGATCTCGGTATGTCACGTACCTATCTGTGGATTGCGCTTGGCTTGGGGATCCTTACGACTCTGGCCAATATCGGGGCGGTCGCCGTGGGTGCGATTCAGGCTATGCATACTGGCAATGTCGGGCAGCTGGCCGGTTATATCAGTGCGACAGGGTCATTCGGGCAATCGGTATTACTTATTTTGGTTTCGGTCTCCAGCATTTATCAGAGTCTGCTTTACGCTGGCAATTGGGTTGATCTCATGGACACTGAGCCGGCTGTGATCCGTTCCGGCGACGAGAAACTCGATGACGGAACGCCCGTGACCGTTTCTTTCCGAAACGTAAGATTCGCCTATCCTGGTTCCATCGATGGCAAAGAAATTCTCCATGGTGTCTCTTTTGATCTTCCCGCCGGTCAATGTTCGGCTCTTGTCGGGCTCAATGGTGCTGGTAAATCAACTATCGCAAAACTGATTTTACGTGTCTATGAGCCCACTTCCGGGTCGATTCTCATTAATGGTAGGGATATCAGTGAGTATTCCCGTGCATCATTGTACGAGAGGTGTTCTGCGATTTTCCAGGATTATATACGATACGAGCGGCCCTTACGCGAGAATGTGGGATTTGGCGATCCGGATCGAATCAACGATGATGATGCCATCGAACATGCGCTTGATCTGGTAGGGATGAAGGGTCTGGAGCAGTCACTGCCAGAGGGTCTGGATACTGTATTGGGAAGGCACTTCGAGGGCGGTTACCAACTTTCCATCGGGCAATGGCAGCGCGTCGCCCTGGCCCGCGCTTTGTTCAGGCGGCCGTCATTGCTTATTATGGATGAGCCGACCGCATCCGTGGACGCCCTTTCCGAGAAGAACTTCTTCGACTCACTGGATCGGGTGGATAGTGCGGAGGAAGGGTCGCGGCGCACCACCATCCTCATCGCCCATCGTTTCACCACCATCACCCACGCCAGTCATATAGTCGTCCTGCGTGACGGCGATATAGTCGGAGAGGGCGATCACGAGACATTATTGTCCGATTGCCCGTATTACCGCGGTTTATATGAAGCCCAAGTGGTCAGTCAGCGGCACGAGGATCCCGCATCGATGCTGCGTCCGGAGAATATCGGAGGTATTTCTCGTTGTAGCCCTTGA
- the rpsT gene encoding 30S ribosomal protein S20, with amino-acid sequence MANIKSQKKRVLTNEKAHKRNVSVKSSLKTAIRKTREAIESGDKAAAEAAYQIAGQKLDKAASAGVIHKNQAANRKSNLATAINAL; translated from the coding sequence GTGGCAAACATTAAGTCGCAGAAGAAGCGCGTGCTGACCAATGAAAAGGCGCACAAGCGCAACGTGTCCGTGAAATCCAGCCTGAAGACTGCGATTCGCAAGACCCGTGAAGCCATCGAGTCCGGAGACAAGGCCGCCGCCGAGGCAGCTTACCAAATCGCCGGCCAGAAGCTCGACAAGGCCGCCAGCGCGGGCGTGATTCACAAGAACCAGGCCGCCAACCGCAAGTCGAACCTCGCCACGGCGATCAACGCCCTGTGA
- a CDS encoding 50S ribosomal protein L25/general stress protein Ctc — translation MANTISIEGEVRNEFGKGAARRMRVAKQIPATIYAGGNEPVFVKLPMRETTLALRRTNALFTIKCGDKSKMAVVKDVQRNPVKRIVEHIDFYEVKAGEKIEVDVPVFAVGTPKGAAVAFVDIQQLRVRASVDQLPERIDVNVDGLQDGEKVFAKDLNLPEGVEFVNTDPEESVVTVEIPEDATATTAVSAEDAAAAGAEGEEGAAAAEGDAAAPAADDAAADADKK, via the coding sequence ATGGCAAACACCATTTCCATTGAGGGCGAAGTCCGCAACGAGTTCGGCAAGGGCGCTGCCCGCCGTATGCGCGTGGCCAAGCAGATTCCGGCTACTATCTATGCCGGCGGCAACGAGCCCGTTTTCGTCAAGCTTCCTATGCGTGAGACCACGTTGGCCCTGCGTCGTACGAACGCGCTGTTCACCATCAAGTGCGGTGACAAGTCCAAGATGGCCGTCGTGAAGGACGTCCAGCGAAACCCCGTCAAGCGCATCGTCGAGCACATCGACTTCTACGAGGTCAAGGCCGGCGAGAAGATCGAGGTCGACGTCCCGGTCTTCGCCGTGGGCACTCCGAAGGGCGCGGCCGTCGCGTTCGTCGACATCCAGCAGCTCCGCGTGCGCGCCAGCGTCGACCAGCTGCCCGAGCGTATCGACGTCAACGTCGATGGACTGCAGGATGGCGAGAAGGTCTTTGCCAAGGACCTCAACCTGCCTGAAGGCGTCGAGTTCGTCAACACTGATCCTGAAGAGTCCGTTGTCACCGTCGAGATTCCTGAGGACGCCACCGCCACTACCGCAGTCTCCGCTGAGGATGCTGCCGCTGCCGGTGCCGAAGGTGAGGAAGGCGCCGCTGCTGCCGAAGGCGATGCAGCTGCTCCTGCCGCCGATGACGCCGCTGCCGATGCTGACAAGAAGTGA
- a CDS encoding long-chain fatty acid--CoA ligase — translation MSVINSLKKETLKLSQKAFHLGNGFEHPVNNEDPETPDFNDDRHLATVKPVDYSTLPHTHEWGPGYPTKLFVDDKTGLLTVTTPGNPPIDDDMSIYDLYVERAERMGDDPLYTFKVGNKWVTKTANEFLADVRSVAKGLMHYGIDKGDGVSFMSHTSYEWDVVDAAVMAVGGVLATIYDTDSAEQIRNIVNNSDSRLLIVETNDMREKADGAVEDCPTLEKIYTIEAGALEELRDYGKSVTDETLDARIDSIKKTDLCSIVYTSGSTAAPKGVEMTHEHYCTTALNLRDYMPKLLKQKGKSVLLFLPQAHTFARAVNYIVVASDLRIYIAGGIKTLISDLQVAKPIVTILVPRVWEKVYNAASQKAGNGAKGVAFAAAVVAAQEYEKEISEKGKASFATRARRAAFDPIVYKSLREVLGGQAEWFVAGGAPLDPELPAFFRGAGIPAYEGYGLTETTAPCAFNPKGTPFHEGSVGVPYPGFSIRLAEDGEIQVKGTCVFHRYHKNDEATELAFTSDGWYATGDLGRLSDDGFLYITGRKKDLIITAGGKNVAPGPIEEIIQRCPFVSQALVLGDKRPFISALITLDEPSLRQWLDAAGLDQDMSMEDACKNAVVRAEVQKWVDKANEGVSRAESVRKFILLPEEFSQENGMLTASMKVKRPAVIKHYANLLNTQMYTKKK, via the coding sequence GTGTCAGTCATCAACTCACTGAAAAAGGAAACGCTGAAGCTGAGTCAAAAGGCCTTCCATTTGGGAAACGGTTTCGAGCACCCGGTCAATAACGAAGACCCGGAAACCCCGGATTTCAACGACGACCGTCACCTTGCCACCGTCAAGCCCGTCGATTATTCGACATTGCCGCACACCCACGAATGGGGCCCCGGCTACCCCACCAAACTTTTCGTTGACGACAAGACCGGTCTTTTGACCGTCACCACGCCCGGCAACCCGCCCATCGACGACGACATGTCGATCTACGACCTTTACGTCGAACGCGCGGAACGCATGGGCGACGACCCGCTTTACACCTTCAAAGTCGGCAACAAATGGGTCACCAAAACCGCCAACGAGTTCCTTGCCGACGTGCGCAGCGTCGCCAAAGGCCTGATGCATTACGGCATCGACAAAGGCGACGGCGTCTCCTTCATGTCCCACACCTCCTACGAATGGGACGTCGTGGACGCGGCCGTGATGGCCGTAGGCGGCGTGCTCGCCACCATTTACGACACGGATTCGGCCGAGCAGATTCGCAACATCGTCAACAATTCCGATTCCCGCCTGCTGATTGTCGAGACCAACGACATGCGCGAGAAGGCCGACGGCGCCGTCGAAGACTGCCCGACGCTCGAAAAGATCTATACGATCGAGGCCGGTGCGCTCGAGGAACTGCGCGACTACGGCAAGTCTGTGACCGATGAAACGTTGGACGCACGCATCGATTCCATCAAGAAAACCGACCTTTGCTCCATCGTCTACACCTCCGGTTCCACTGCCGCGCCGAAGGGCGTCGAGATGACGCACGAACACTACTGCACCACCGCGCTGAACCTGCGCGACTACATGCCGAAACTGCTCAAGCAGAAAGGCAAGTCGGTCCTGCTCTTCCTGCCCCAGGCACACACCTTCGCCCGCGCGGTCAACTACATCGTAGTCGCCAGCGATCTGCGCATCTACATCGCCGGCGGTATCAAGACGCTGATCAGCGACCTGCAGGTCGCCAAGCCCATCGTCACCATCCTCGTGCCCCGCGTCTGGGAGAAGGTCTACAACGCCGCCTCGCAGAAGGCCGGAAACGGCGCCAAGGGCGTGGCATTCGCCGCAGCCGTGGTGGCCGCCCAGGAATACGAAAAGGAAATAAGCGAAAAAGGCAAGGCCAGCTTCGCCACCCGTGCACGCCGTGCCGCTTTCGACCCGATTGTCTACAAGTCGTTGCGTGAAGTGCTCGGCGGACAGGCCGAATGGTTCGTCGCCGGCGGCGCCCCGCTCGACCCGGAACTGCCCGCGTTCTTCCGCGGTGCCGGCATCCCCGCCTACGAAGGCTACGGCCTGACCGAAACCACCGCGCCCTGTGCGTTCAACCCGAAGGGAACGCCGTTCCATGAAGGTTCGGTCGGCGTACCTTACCCTGGCTTCTCCATCCGTCTGGCTGAAGACGGCGAAATCCAGGTCAAGGGAACCTGCGTCTTCCATCGCTATCACAAGAACGATGAAGCCACCGAGCTCGCATTCACCTCTGACGGCTGGTATGCGACCGGCGACCTTGGCCGCTTGAGCGATGACGGATTCCTTTACATCACCGGCCGCAAGAAGGACCTCATCATCACCGCCGGCGGCAAGAACGTGGCCCCCGGCCCGATCGAAGAAATCATCCAGCGTTGTCCGTTCGTCTCGCAGGCTCTGGTGCTCGGCGACAAACGTCCGTTCATCTCCGCGCTCATCACGCTTGACGAGCCCTCGTTGCGCCAGTGGCTCGACGCCGCCGGCCTCGACCAGGACATGTCCATGGAGGACGCCTGTAAGAACGCCGTGGTCCGTGCCGAAGTGCAGAAGTGGGTCGACAAGGCCAACGAGGGCGTCTCACGCGCCGAATCCGTGCGTAAGTTCATCCTTTTGCCCGAGGAGTTCAGCCAGGAGAACGGCATGCTGACCGCCTCCATGAAGGTGAAGCGCCCGGCAGTCATCAAACATTACGCCAATCTGCTCAACACTCAGATGTATACGAAGAAGAAGTAG
- a CDS encoding alpha/beta hydrolase: MVQHSKTRTLVTGLICGGFAMAGTLYAAADYLFRFVLEPGSRYSMFKSNRPDTTLAARQPHHDAKEEADAARWFDNAKRGVTIKASDGTHLHGWMLDPDCANPLKHLYAICCHGFSGAPAEMAKYAHRFAGLGFTVLTPAHRCHELSGGKYIGMGALEHRDLVRWIETIVANDPKARILLDGNSMGAATVMLAAGDPNLPKNVKAAITDCGYTSLEDQFLYSARHLYHAPAFLARPVIDMMSSIARRRAGYDFKEASCVEALRHTSIPMLFIHGSADDFVNPASLDRNFRACASPIKQKLMIPGAAHAMSASIDPERYWKNVTAFVRNIFKLDKPKGVSGYIVFN, from the coding sequence ATGGTTCAGCATTCCAAGACCAGAACCTTGGTTACCGGTCTTATTTGCGGCGGTTTCGCCATGGCCGGCACGCTTTACGCCGCTGCCGATTACCTGTTCCGTTTCGTGCTGGAACCCGGCTCAAGATATTCGATGTTCAAAAGCAACCGACCGGACACGACCTTGGCCGCGCGCCAACCCCATCACGACGCCAAGGAAGAGGCCGACGCCGCACGCTGGTTCGATAACGCCAAACGCGGGGTGACAATCAAGGCATCCGACGGGACCCACTTGCACGGCTGGATGCTCGACCCGGATTGCGCCAATCCCCTGAAACACCTTTATGCCATCTGCTGCCACGGATTTTCCGGCGCGCCGGCAGAAATGGCCAAATATGCGCATCGCTTCGCTGGACTTGGCTTCACCGTACTCACCCCGGCCCACCGTTGTCACGAATTAAGCGGAGGGAAATACATCGGCATGGGCGCATTGGAGCACCGCGATCTTGTGCGTTGGATCGAAACCATCGTGGCCAACGATCCGAAAGCCCGAATCCTGTTGGACGGCAACTCCATGGGTGCGGCGACGGTGATGCTGGCTGCAGGCGACCCGAACCTGCCGAAAAACGTCAAGGCCGCCATCACCGACTGCGGCTACACCAGCCTTGAAGACCAATTCCTCTACAGCGCCCGGCACTTGTACCATGCCCCGGCATTCCTGGCCCGCCCGGTCATCGACATGATGAGTTCCATCGCACGCCGTCGCGCCGGTTATGATTTCAAGGAAGCCTCTTGCGTTGAGGCGCTGCGCCACACATCGATTCCGATGCTGTTCATCCATGGCTCAGCCGATGACTTCGTCAACCCGGCCAGTCTCGACCGCAATTTCCGCGCCTGCGCCAGCCCCATCAAACAAAAACTCATGATCCCAGGCGCCGCACACGCGATGTCCGCCTCCATCGACCCCGAACGCTACTGGAAAAACGTAACCGCGTTCGTGCGCAACATATTCAAGCTCGACAAGCCCAAAGGCGTGTCAGGATATATCGTTTTCAACTGA
- a CDS encoding TRIC cation channel family protein, with the protein MQLALESNVFFWAIEYIATFCCGLLGGLCAVKKKYDFIAILMTVWLTGLGGGIIRDVLLGIFPPVGVSDKGLVITSLLASITVAIIYPEVDRLKWIMVALDALALGLYAVNGTQKALIYHTSGMTAVFMGLITAIGGGLIRDILINDVPSVIRDSHWYAVPALIGSVLTVFVTRAYQGGHIPFSLEVAFDIAIVAFVVILRVLSVRFDWKVPGAIRRHHTYLPLPVKDDEDEKIDNR; encoded by the coding sequence ATGCAGTTGGCGCTGGAAAGTAACGTCTTTTTCTGGGCCATCGAATACATCGCGACCTTCTGCTGCGGCCTTTTAGGCGGGCTATGCGCCGTCAAGAAAAAGTATGACTTCATCGCCATCCTCATGACTGTCTGGCTCACCGGTCTCGGCGGTGGCATCATCCGTGACGTGCTGCTCGGTATATTCCCGCCTGTCGGCGTTTCCGATAAAGGGCTTGTCATCACCTCGCTGCTAGCCAGCATTACGGTCGCCATTATTTATCCGGAAGTCGATCGCCTCAAATGGATTATGGTCGCGCTCGATGCCTTGGCGCTTGGCCTCTACGCGGTCAACGGCACTCAAAAGGCTTTGATTTACCACACATCGGGCATGACGGCCGTTTTCATGGGACTGATTACGGCCATCGGGGGAGGCCTTATTCGAGATATCCTGATCAACGATGTTCCGTCGGTTATTCGCGACAGCCATTGGTATGCGGTTCCGGCTTTGATCGGCAGCGTCCTGACCGTCTTCGTCACCCGTGCCTACCAAGGCGGGCATATCCCGTTCAGTCTTGAAGTGGCGTTCGATATTGCCATCGTCGCTTTTGTCGTCATCTTGCGTGTGCTTTCCGTGCGCTTCGACTGGAAGGTCCCCGGCGCCATCAGACGGCACCACACCTACCTGCCATTGCCCGTCAAAGACGACGAAGACGAGAAAATCGATAATAGGTGA
- a CDS encoding branched-chain amino acid aminotransferase gives MTEQSHHDPAALSKLTEPFKVLDNPNPASDAERAKLIDKPAFGQLFSDNMTHMVWHKDSGWGDRRVEPYGPLAMSPGASVLHYAQECFEGLKAYRHADGSTWLFRPDANAERFANSAKRLYLPELSKDDFLGSVAALVKRDVNWVPTRREYTLYMRPFMFASEAFLGVRAPQTVDYCVIASPSGPYFPGGVKPVSIWVEDKWFRTGPGGTGFAKCGGNYAASLLGEYRGADHGCEQVCFVDAATKTYLEELGGMNMFTVHKDGHLETPSLTGNILPGVTRRSLIQLAQDKGHDVVETMIKLDDLLEDIKSGEVTEVFACGTAAIITPIGRFKSEKFDVAVNGGKSGDLTIKLRDELLGIQMGEIEDPHDWMWKVC, from the coding sequence ATGACTGAGCAATCCCATCATGATCCCGCAGCGTTGTCAAAACTCACCGAACCGTTCAAGGTTCTCGACAACCCGAATCCTGCCTCCGACGCCGAGCGCGCGAAGCTGATTGACAAGCCGGCGTTCGGCCAGCTTTTCAGCGATAACATGACCCACATGGTCTGGCATAAGGACAGCGGCTGGGGCGATCGCCGAGTCGAGCCTTACGGCCCGCTGGCCATGAGCCCTGGTGCCTCCGTCCTGCATTATGCACAGGAATGCTTCGAAGGCCTCAAGGCCTATCGTCACGCCGACGGCAGCACCTGGCTGTTCCGTCCGGATGCGAACGCCGAGCGTTTCGCCAATTCCGCCAAGCGCCTCTACCTGCCTGAACTTTCCAAGGACGACTTCCTGGGTTCCGTTGCCGCGCTGGTCAAGCGCGATGTTAACTGGGTCCCGACCCGCCGCGAATACACGCTCTACATGCGCCCGTTCATGTTCGCCTCCGAGGCGTTCCTCGGCGTGCGCGCCCCGCAGACCGTCGACTATTGCGTCATCGCCTCGCCTTCCGGCCCGTACTTCCCGGGCGGCGTCAAGCCGGTGAGCATCTGGGTTGAAGACAAGTGGTTCCGTACCGGCCCCGGCGGCACCGGCTTCGCCAAGTGCGGCGGCAACTATGCGGCTTCGCTGCTTGGCGAGTATCGTGGTGCCGACCACGGCTGCGAGCAGGTCTGCTTCGTCGACGCGGCCACCAAGACCTACCTTGAGGAACTCGGCGGCATGAACATGTTCACCGTCCACAAGGACGGCCACCTTGAGACCCCGTCGCTGACCGGCAACATTCTGCCCGGCGTCACCCGTCGTTCGCTCATCCAGCTTGCGCAGGACAAGGGCCACGACGTGGTCGAGACCATGATCAAGCTCGACGACCTGCTCGAGGACATCAAGTCCGGCGAGGTCACCGAGGTCTTCGCCTGCGGCACCGCTGCGATCATCACGCCTATCGGCCGCTTCAAGTCCGAGAAGTTCGACGTCGCGGTCAACGGCGGCAAGTCCGGCGACCTGACAATCAAGCTTCGTGACGAGCTGCTCGGCATCCAGATGGGCGAGATCGAAGATCCGCACGACTGGATGTGGAAGGTCTGCTGA
- a CDS encoding amino acid ABC transporter permease, whose protein sequence is MDWSFIAHNAHYFVNAGYMTVFISFFGIVFSIVLGVVCAAIEAADIPILKQIVRVYIELSRNTPLLVQLYFLYFGLPKLGVSWSAETCAIVGLTFLGGSYMAEALRGGFEAVPQIQRESAQVLGFSPSQMLIHVTMPQALSTAIPGVVANIIFLVKESSVVSAIALADVMYVTKDLMGQTYNTYESLTLLIVTYLIILLPISIIGTVLERRFDYARR, encoded by the coding sequence ATGGACTGGAGCTTCATAGCCCATAACGCCCACTACTTCGTCAACGCCGGTTATATGACCGTCTTCATTTCGTTCTTCGGTATTGTTTTCAGCATCGTTTTGGGCGTGGTTTGTGCTGCCATCGAAGCGGCCGATATCCCGATTTTGAAGCAGATCGTGCGCGTCTATATCGAGCTTTCCCGGAATACGCCATTGCTGGTCCAGCTGTATTTCCTCTATTTCGGATTGCCGAAACTCGGCGTCTCATGGTCGGCGGAAACCTGCGCAATCGTAGGCCTTACCTTCCTCGGAGGCTCATATATGGCCGAAGCGTTGCGTGGCGGGTTCGAAGCGGTTCCACAGATTCAGCGCGAATCGGCGCAAGTGCTGGGCTTCAGCCCTTCACAGATGCTCATTCATGTCACTATGCCGCAGGCGCTCTCCACCGCCATTCCGGGCGTAGTGGCCAACATCATTTTCCTGGTCAAGGAATCCTCGGTGGTCTCGGCCATCGCGCTGGCCGACGTCATGTACGTCACCAAGGACCTGATGGGCCAGACTTACAACACTTACGAATCGCTGACGCTGCTCATCGTCACCTACCTCATCATCCTCCT
- a CDS encoding type II CAAX endopeptidase family protein — translation MQEDEKRIPRDVATSTTLSEDGNNAAGENEYAANKHSMLLESKQPQDSEVAPENTVTITNVPDDPERLINSGSSGDSTKANSSAQDEQHTPEQIRRKAVGHQAAIILGFIVLWLVLQVIGVVFAMLGHMPVKKTDAVVGTVSEPIAILVVLLACRKLYIDKSQGSRSIRFTIRLSSRKPMNWRMWLCSLIAMLAFTAVGDLFAQGFQSTLDLLGWSQHSNGDEIDQMVSSSIFGLLSLGFVGPVIEELLMRGIVMPNLERYGRIFAIVTSALLFGFIHGDISQGFNAVLGGLVLGWMASEYSVAWSMSVHIFYNLVICEGVGRLFGLLAEPMQTVAQWTFDGVFFVVAIVLVVVNKDKVMAWYHRNRSPKHTYRAWRSPLFIFTLAAFLFFALTRISF, via the coding sequence ATGCAAGAAGATGAAAAGAGAATTCCTCGTGATGTCGCCACTTCGACCACGTTGTCGGAGGACGGCAATAATGCTGCCGGTGAAAATGAATATGCGGCTAACAAACATTCCATGTTATTGGAAAGCAAGCAACCACAGGATTCGGAAGTAGCCCCTGAAAATACTGTCACGATTACGAACGTGCCCGATGACCCTGAACGCTTGATTAATTCAGGTTCGTCTGGTGATTCAACAAAAGCAAATTCATCTGCTCAAGATGAGCAACACACGCCTGAACAGATACGAAGAAAGGCTGTGGGGCACCAGGCCGCAATCATCTTGGGCTTCATAGTGCTGTGGCTCGTGTTGCAGGTGATTGGTGTTGTTTTCGCCATGCTTGGCCATATGCCGGTAAAGAAGACAGACGCCGTGGTCGGCACCGTCAGCGAGCCGATCGCCATCCTCGTCGTGCTGCTGGCGTGTCGGAAGCTCTATATCGACAAATCGCAAGGCTCAAGGTCAATCCGTTTCACGATACGTCTCTCATCCCGAAAACCGATGAACTGGCGGATGTGGCTCTGCTCGCTCATCGCGATGCTGGCTTTCACGGCGGTCGGCGACCTGTTCGCCCAAGGTTTCCAAAGCACGCTGGATTTGTTGGGATGGTCGCAACATAGCAATGGCGACGAGATCGATCAGATGGTGAGCAGCTCAATCTTCGGTCTGCTTTCGTTGGGTTTCGTCGGACCCGTGATCGAGGAGCTGCTGATGCGCGGCATCGTGATGCCGAATCTGGAACGCTATGGCAGAATTTTCGCCATCGTAACGTCAGCGTTACTGTTCGGCTTCATCCATGGCGACATCAGCCAAGGATTCAATGCCGTGCTGGGGGGCTTGGTGCTCGGTTGGATGGCCAGCGAGTATTCCGTCGCGTGGTCGATGAGCGTGCACATCTTCTACAATCTCGTGATTTGTGAAGGAGTCGGCAGACTGTTCGGCTTGCTTGCCGAGCCCATGCAGACCGTGGCGCAGTGGACATTCGATGGTGTCTTCTTCGTCGTCGCCATCGTGTTGGTGGTGGTGAACAAGGACAAGGTCATGGCTTGGTACCACCGCAACCGTAGTCCCAAGCACACCTACCGTGCCTGGCGCTCACCGCTGTTCATCTTCACCTTGGCGGCGTTCCTCTTCTTCGCATTGACCAGGATTTCGTTCTGA